The genomic region TGGTTTCAGTCGGACATGTGGCTTAACTGTGGCTAAATGAAGCTGTGGTGTCTAGCTAATAATGTGGTGGTAGATCTGTGAGGGTTCGTGGACTTCAAACAGGCAGACGGAGAGCAGGACATGTTGGCTGAATGCTATGGTTTCCCTTGAGCTTGTTGTGAGGTTATAAACCACCTTTGACATGAATGAATGCTGCGCAAACATTAGGAGAGTGCAAAAAGTCTCTGGAATGTTGTCAGCAAATATTAATCAAATGAAAGGAAATGTTGAGTCACAATTTCTGTTTGGTCTATGTAAAAGTGTTCAATAGAAAACAAATCACAGGGAAAAATTCCTCAAAGATTTCAATTATTCTGGGAACGTTCCTCAAGAGTTTTACAGTAGGCTTGCTGCTGTGAATCTCCATGGTCCAGAATTGGGAGTAACCATCTGGAACTATTAGAGCAATCTATTATTACTAGGGTAATGTATCTTTTCTATCTATACTGTCATGGCAAAGGACTGGAGACTGGAGATACTCTCTTTGCGTTCAGCACTGTAAGAACAGGCGCACACCATGCAGTACAGTATCAATCAAATTCAAAAAGACCACATTGTCGTGTAGTTATTTTTTAGCTTAGGAAAATTGGTGCTCAAATTGGATAAGCAATGTTTCCCCTTAATGCATTATCAATACctatttttaacaaatcaaaatatttttttgtattgcAGTGTGTCATTGatgaaggattttttttttaaggatgCTTTTTCAATGTACTGTTTTTCAAGACTTTTGTGCATCAAGAAATCAATAGATATGATTTCTACCAGATGGAATTACTGAAGATATAAGcactggcttgtctcactactacatctcaaacactggcttgactcactactacatctcaaacactggcttgactcactactacatctcaaacactgacttgtctcactactacatctcactactacatctcaaacactggcttgtctcactactacatctcaaacactggcttctctcactactacatctcaaacactggcttgtctcactactacatctcaaacactggcttgtctcactactacatatcactactacatctcaaacactggcttgtctcacatctcaaacactggctttcctcacatctcaaacactggcttgtctcactactacatctcaaacactggcttgtctcactactacatctcaaacactggcttgtctcactactacatctcaaacactggcttgttTCACTACTACATCTGaaacactggcttgtctcactactacatctcaaacactggcttgtctcactactacatctcaaacactggcttgtctcactactacatctcaaacactggcttctctcactactacatctcactactacatctcaaacactggcttctctcactactacatctcactactacatctcaaacactggcttgtctcactactacatctcaaacactggcttctctcactactacatctcactactacatctcaaacactggcttgtctcactactacagcTCAAACATGCTTTGTTATGTTCATCTACCCAGGACTTCACAGAGTTACAACAAAAACGATTTTCCACTAAATGGATCATTAAAGAAATAGCCATGGCCTGTTTCTCtcttttaatctctctctctctctctatttcagatTCCTTGCCTTCAGAGGACTGAGTGATAGGCTGTCCTGAAACTTGTGCTACAGTATGTCTGGATCGAAATGATATGCCCACTCCTTTCCTCATCTGTCTAGTTGGAACCCATCTGTTGTATTCCTCCGGACTGTCTTTGGTCAAACTACAGTCACTTCACTGGACTCTAATGGATGGATATGGGGATGAAGATAGAGGGTTATTAATCTGGTACAGGATCAAATGATATGTATATGAGTAGCTGCTGTGTACCATCAATAGTCATTGAAACCTGCTCTGGAACCGCAGGGATAGTCAGGTCTTTTACCGGCTGGGCTAATGGGGCCTCCTCAGCCACATTGGCAAGCCCTGTCCCCTTCTTCTTTCTGTGTCTCCACTTCCCCCGTGAGGACGTTATGTCTCGTGGTGGCCCTCATGGTTGTCATGGCGACACCGTGCCCCAAGAGCTGTCACTGCTCGGAGAGGAATGGCGTGGTGGTGCAGTGCGTCTCCCGGAGCCTTGACCAGATCCCTCCGGACCTACCGGAAGACACCGTCACCCTCCTGCTCTCGTCCAACCGGATCAGCCACATCCCCAACCAGGCCTTCAAGGACCTCCGCCGCCTCAAGGAGCTGGACCTGTCGCATAACCACATCGAGAGTATCGACGCAGGGGCCTTCCTGGGGGTCTCCGAGGGACTCCGCTCCCTGGACCTCTCCAACAACCAGCTCCGCAGCGTCCCCAAAGAGGCCTTCACCAAGCTGAGTGCCCGTATAAGACTCTCCAACAACCCCTGGCACTGCGAGTGTTCCCTCCAGGAGGTACTGAGGGAGCTGAGGCTGGACCCTGAGACGGTCAACGAGGTGAGCTGCCACACCTCTGTCCAGGACGAGTACGCCGGCCGGCCCGTCATTCAGGTCCTGGACTCTGGCATCAACTTCTGTAACTTCCACCACAAGACCACAGACGTGGCCATGTTCGTGACCATGTTCTGCTGGTTCGCCATGGTGATCGCCTACGTCATCTACTACGTCAGGCACAACCAGGAGGACGCGAGGAGACACATGGAGTACCTCAAGTCTCTACCCAGATCCTCCCAGATCAGCAAGGACTTTGACACAGCCAGCACTGTGCTCTAGCAGTGCTCTATGTGTGGTGGCAGTGACAGCGGTGGGGGTTCTTACATGTCCATGGGATAGTAAACACAGTGGCAAACTTGGAAGGTGTATGTAACTATTTTGAATGTGAAGACGGGCCTCTGGACAAGCCACTGGACTGCACCTGCCCATCTGTGCCTGACCGGCTCGCAGTGGGCCTCGGGTTCGTCAGTGCAATCAACGTGCCCCTTTTTGTGTCGACTGTTTATGAAGTCATGGGGTCAATACCTTTTGAGATTTCTGACTCAATTCCGACCTACATTTTGTCGATTGTTGTAATTTTTATTTtacagtatttattttttattgggaAGAAACATGACCTCTACTTCTCATCGTCATATGTTTTCCCTACAGTAGGATTTAATGAGAAATATATTGTATAAGTCTCTGAGAGTGTCTCCATATTGATTTGGTTGTTGTATGATTGGTTGTAGTGCTATACAGTACTATTGATCTAGTCATTGTGATTGGCTGTTACACTGGACTGAATGTTCATCTTGTGTCTTCAAGTGCCTAGAAACAGTCAACAGTAACTCAACCAAGGCACTGTGAAAGCAAATGTTGAACTACAAAATCCCTTAAAAGCTAGAATccttacccactgggcacagatgtcatttcaatgtctagttttgatctaattttggttgagttgtcagctAACGTCAATTcgatgtgaaatcaacaaaacatttcaccatgtcattgggtttaggttaaaagttgggtgaaaaaaatacgacattcccttacgttgattacttttttTCAAATCTAATCAGTTtcccacattgattcaacatcatcacacaGATTTAGGATTTTAAAGGAcggtggaaacaacgttgattcaatccatttttgcccagtgggagtTGTTAGATCCATTCTttgacttataaatgaatgatacatacccattgattcttaagGAATATAATGTAGATAATATAATAatgtataaatgcctcatgagcttagttcaactgtcgtacccaatCAGAACCCCAGATATGTGCTATTTTTGCTTCAATGTTTgcaaacaaggtaaatgtaaacaaatacgGTATAGCTTTAAAACATGGTTACAACTGTCATTTGTTTGATTATGTCCATAGCTATGTCTATGAATTTAACagtggttccatttctccaggCTTTTTACTAAACAGAGGGGTGCCACTTTGTTATTGATTTAGCTGAAGATTCTAGCTTTAATATGTCATGTTAAATATTTTAGATGTTGTGAAGGGTGTTATGAATCATTTACCATTACTCATTTTGGCAATCAATGTGATGCCACTTTCAGGACATAAATCTTTAAATACTCATATCGGATTTAGTTCCCAAACTGTCAAACACCCTTCTACAGACGTTGATCGATGCTGATGTTGCATCAGAAAGTCTATGATGACCAACAGTTGGAAGAAGTCTATACTTCCTCAGTAGtgtatgtgttctgtattgtTTTGTCTCTATTGGTTTGTACGTTTTGTCCCTTTCATAGTATGGGATGTAGTTTATGTTTAGGAGAGAGAAACTAATGAAAGGAAAGTGAGAAAAGGAGACATTCTATTGTTTTATTGAGATTTGTGTTGAAACGGAGAAACGTTGACCATGAAAACGGTCTTTGTCTGTCGGGATATGGGGATATGTCTTGATCTTGTTGCGCTAGTCTCTGTTTCTAATTATTCTTAGCAAAATGGTTGTGAATCAACCGTTGTCGTTTTTATATCTGAAATAAAACGGTCTCTAACTACTAGTAATCCTGTTTTGTTTCCGTCAGGAACAGAAAGGTAGTCGTTTCTGAATACCTTGACTTTTTACTTTGCATATGGAAGAGAATTCCTACACCTCCTTTTTATGACTGAATTCATGATGAGGTTGTCcaatcttctttctctctttccgaGGACATGGTTGAGTGCACTTTATTGTGGTGTGTGGTTTCTATcggtctcatctctctctctctcgctcttctctgactctctctcatctcatatgtactgtgTCTGATTGAGCTCTTACGCTTGTATTATATTAATCTCTGCAACTGCTGTTTGTGCTGCTACTTTGCCTTCTCCCATTTCAGAGAAATCATGTTATTATTCATAAGGCCTgtaccccaaatggcaccctataccctatatagtgcactacttttgaccagagccataggtcactatataggggatagggtgccattttggaggcTGTGAAGGTATTCTAGGAAAAGTCTGGTTATAAAAATGAGATGTGGTGGAATGCCTCAAAAGGAAATCTCACTATTCTGACCCTATCTGACCTGCAGAGGCTAAACTAAAATCTGAAGTATGGCTTTATAATGAGATTTCCTATTTTTCCCACAGAACATACATCATTATGAATTATACAGCACATGCTGAACATggaatacaccccccccccccccccccccccccatgtattATAGGAGCAAGACATGGAACAAAGAATGACTCAAACCCAAAATAGGTTAACCCTCTCACTGATGCGATCCAAATCTGGACCAAATCTCACCCAACAAATGTTGTTTATTGGTTTTACCCCAACAGTATATATAGGTAAAATGTATATCTGGTATAATCATAATAGTATAATTAAATTCACTAGTGTACAAGACGTATGTTGAGGCACCGTTATTTATTGATCAATGATGTGCCATTTCACCAACATTCACTGATGTGATCTAagttatattataaactgggtggttcaagtcCTGaatactgactggctgacagccatggtatatccgCATTGCGtcatgcctaagaacagcccttcgccgtggtatattggccatataccacacacccttATTGCTTAACTATAAATATTGAAAGGATTCTCACCATCATATTGTATAACCTATTAGTTGTAGCACAACAGTACAGAAACTTCAAACAGAGTTATGTATATCTTGTTTACTATTATCACTAAACGCACTAGAGAATACACAAAACATTCACAGCAAATCCTGTATGTTGAGGGACAATTATTTATTGATCAACGACGTGACATTTTACCAACGTGATATCTTTGATATTCTATGTATATCTGAGCCGGTGTAAATCTCAGTTGGATTTTTACGTGAGAGATTCGACTGCAGACTCTGTTTCCCTGAATGAGAATAACGTTACCTACTAAGAAAATACATACTGTTTATTGAGTCATAAATGTGGAATTGGAGAGCGTGTGCAGTAGGAAGCCTCTGCAGTGCGTCCCAAATTggaccctatttcctacatagtgcactacttttgaccagagccctatggctcaTTAGTTTATCATGCCAAACTCAGTGGCCTGGTGTCTGGCGTAAATGACTCTGGCCAAAGCAATATAGACGTTTATATTAATCATTTGGGGCATTTTAATCAATATTTGGTTTACATTTGACTTATCTGCATAATGTGGGATTTTAGCTAGACTTACACACACTGTGACTATGACTCAATGCAGAGTAGTAATTCAAATTACTTACAAGATTCAAATAAGAACTTTAAGGGCAATCAATCCATTCTTTCTGCATATGAAAGAAGTGAAAGTGCACACTTAAATTCTAGTCCTTATGGTAATTGTGACATTTCTTGAAATTGCAACTATTGTCTATGATGATAGCCCAATGGGAAATTATACCATTTGTCCATCTCCAAATCTAAAGGGCATTTTCTGAGGTCATTTTCCAAAATAGCTTTTTCCAATGACACAATCAGAACTTAATAAAGGATCTTCTGTCTGCATATCACATTAGACCAGACAATTAGAATAGCTAGAGTGTTCTGAGCTGTCCTAATAGCTGCTTCAATTTGTCTCCTCAGCTTTCTCTGTATTTTCCACTCTTCCCCCTTGATCTCAGAGCCAAGTAGTTTAAGAATGATAGGCCTATAGTGTGTGTATAAGCAGGGTGCTATATAGTAGCACCATGTGTAGGTTATAACGCAGTTTCTGGAGGACGACACAGCTAATCCACAACAGGAACTGCCATATATGGGCATTGTCTTCCATATTGCAATGCAGCTTTAGAGCAGGAATTCCATGTATGGGCACATACTTTCATATTGGACCGTGGTTTTGAGCAGGAACTCCATACATGGGCACCGACACCCATATTGGACCGTTGCCATTAGCAAAGAACTCCATATATGGACATAGAGCTGTGACCATGCCAATTCGCACACCTGCATCCAATCTTCACTAGCCACAAGCCCACCTCAGTCACCTGAATCGCATTGTTTAATCAATCACCCTCATAGTATTTAAACGTAATCCATCGTCATTCCTTTGTACATCTGCCTAACAAATACTCTGTGCTGCAAGGCCCTCGGGCAACAACTGTAAGACATGGACTAGTTTGTCTTGGGAGGAATTTTCTGACACAGCTGTCCCAGAAACAATAAGGTTTGTCTGCTAGACAAGTGACTCTTGCTGCGGCCCTTTCCTCGACCCCTACACCTGCTTGGGGCAGATCTCCAGCCATCCTCAGACTGCTCCACCTAATGACTCGTCACAGAGTGAAAATTAAAGTAATGTTTAAAATGCGTTCTCCACAGTCCCTCTCCATGGTGTGCCTACACAGTACACCCCCTGCCTCAAGGCGCCGCTCCCTGACCTACCTCCATGGCGATCCACCACACCGCTCCTTCCCTGCAGTCCATCTTGCGTTCTGGCAGTTCCCTGCTCCTCCATATGAGCAATTCTGGCAGCCATGACCTGTACCCTTTGTCTGCCTGGATCATTTTGGGGGCAACCAGTTAACTTTTTAAGCCTTTGTCAGAGTCTTAAAACTCATTCCACCAACACGGTAATCCATTGCAGGATGCACCAAACTGGGGGACATGAACCCACAGATACGAAGACAACCTCAGCGCAAGATGATGCTAAAGATGATGAGAGTTAGCCCCAGAGGATAACCTGACAAAAGACTGCGGATATTCACTGGCTCCTCGATCAACTACCAGAAGAACTACCATACCTCCATCTCCACATCAACCGTTCCCTGCACTGGCCAGTCCAGCACAACCTTGGTCCAGGGCCTTTCCCTGCACTGGCCAGTGCAGCACAACCTTGGTCCATGTCCAAATCAacgtgtatttgtcacgtgtgccgaatacaacaggtgtagacttacagtgaaatgctttacttacaggctctaaccaatagtgcggagaaaaaaaaagtgtatgtgtgtgtaggtaagtaaagaaataaaacaacagtaaaaagacatttgaaaataagagtagcaaggctatatacagacaccggttagtcaggcttattgaggtagtatgtacatgtggatatggttaaagtgactatgcatataagataaagagagagtagcagcagtgtattagaggggttgggggggaacacaatgcaaatagtccgggtaaccatttggttacctgttcaggagtcttatgacttgggggtaaaaactgttgagaagcctttttgtcctagacttggcactctggtacctcttgccatgcagtagtagagagaacagtctatggctggggtctttgacaattttcagggccttcctctgacaccacctggtgtagaggtcctggatggcaggccccagtggtgtactgggccgtacgcactaccctctgaagtttcttgcggttggatgccgagcaattgccgtaccaggcagtgatgcaaccggtcaggatgctctcgatgttgcagctgtagaaccttttgaggatctcaggacccatgccaaatctttttagtttctgaGGGGgaaaggcattgtcgtgccctcttcacgactgtcttggtgtgtttggaccattctagtttgttgttgatgtggacaccaaaaaatgtcagtgaagacac from Oncorhynchus kisutch isolate 150728-3 linkage group LG5, Okis_V2, whole genome shotgun sequence harbors:
- the LOC109879362 gene encoding leucine-rich repeat-containing protein 3-like, which translates into the protein MGPPQPHWQALSPSSFCVSTSPVRTLCLVVALMVVMATPCPKSCHCSERNGVVVQCVSRSLDQIPPDLPEDTVTLLLSSNRISHIPNQAFKDLRRLKELDLSHNHIESIDAGAFLGVSEGLRSLDLSNNQLRSVPKEAFTKLSARIRLSNNPWHCECSLQEVLRELRLDPETVNEVSCHTSVQDEYAGRPVIQVLDSGINFCNFHHKTTDVAMFVTMFCWFAMVIAYVIYYVRHNQEDARRHMEYLKSLPRSSQISKDFDTASTVL